The following coding sequences are from one Streptomyces sp. V3I7 window:
- a CDS encoding HAD family phosphatase, which produces MIKPIDLVIFDCDGILVDSEPVAVRVEAAALAELGWKLTEAEIVDRFVGRSTASMTKEIEAHLGRSLPPGWADSVEARHREAFRTELKPVDGIAEALDALHHVPTCIASSGTHEKMRFTLGLTDLYSRFEGRLFSATEVERGKPAPDLFLHAARRMGVAPDRCAVVEDSQYGVQAARAAGMRAFGYAGGLTPAPWLEGPATVVFDDMRKLPALLTAA; this is translated from the coding sequence GTGATCAAACCCATTGACCTCGTGATCTTCGACTGCGACGGCATCCTCGTCGACAGCGAACCCGTAGCCGTACGCGTCGAAGCGGCCGCCCTCGCCGAACTCGGCTGGAAGCTCACCGAGGCAGAGATTGTCGACCGGTTCGTCGGGCGGAGCACGGCGTCGATGACCAAGGAGATCGAGGCCCACCTCGGCCGCAGCCTGCCGCCCGGCTGGGCGGACTCGGTCGAGGCCCGCCATCGCGAGGCATTCCGCACCGAGTTGAAGCCCGTCGACGGTATCGCCGAGGCTCTGGACGCCCTCCATCACGTACCCACCTGCATCGCCTCCAGCGGAACCCACGAGAAGATGCGGTTCACCCTCGGACTCACCGATCTTTACTCGCGCTTCGAAGGCCGCCTGTTCAGCGCGACCGAGGTGGAGCGGGGCAAGCCGGCCCCCGATCTGTTCCTCCACGCGGCGCGCCGGATGGGCGTCGCACCCGACCGGTGCGCGGTGGTCGAGGACAGTCAGTACGGCGTACAGGCAGCGCGCGCGGCAGGGATGCGGGCCTTCGGGTACGCCGGCGGTCTGACCCCCGCACCGTGGCTCGAAGGACCCGCCACCGTCGTCTTCGACGACATGCGCAAACTCCCGGCCCTCCTGACCGCGGCCTGA
- a CDS encoding FAD-binding oxidoreductase has translation MESAILDLMRAELRGPVIGPHDPDYTEARKVYNAMIDKRPAALIECRDAGDVMAALAFIRDNGLELAVRGGGHSGPGLCLVDGGVTIDLAPMRWVHVDPDARTAQVGAGSRLGDLDHATHAFGLATPAGIVSMTGVGGLTLGGGHGYLTRKYGLTVDNLLAADVVLADGSYITASETEHPDLFWALRGGGGNFGVVTSFTYQLHPVDTVGVGITVWPVEKTRDVLAWYREYLPQAPEDVYGFFMLLTIPPGPPFPEELHGKKMCGIVWCHTGDLDGFEEDLTVVDEPGTPDFHFTAPMPYPILQSLFDELIPTGYQWYWRGDFFDRIPDPAMGVHLEYGEKLPTPLSLMHLYPVDAAAHRPGPDDTAWSYRDAVWSGVFAGIDPDPANAGAIKEWCVDYWRDIHPYSMGGSYVNFMGEGEGQERVRATYGDHYDRLAQVKRTYDPYNLFHANQNIDPAP, from the coding sequence ATGGAGAGCGCGATCCTGGACCTGATGCGGGCTGAGCTGCGCGGACCGGTCATCGGGCCGCACGACCCCGACTACACCGAGGCACGCAAGGTGTACAACGCGATGATCGACAAGCGTCCCGCCGCTCTCATCGAGTGCCGGGACGCCGGTGACGTCATGGCGGCGCTCGCCTTCATCCGGGACAACGGCCTGGAACTCGCCGTGCGCGGCGGCGGGCACAGCGGTCCCGGGCTGTGCCTGGTGGACGGCGGCGTCACCATCGACCTGGCGCCGATGCGCTGGGTGCATGTCGACCCCGACGCGCGGACCGCCCAGGTGGGCGCCGGCAGTCGGCTCGGCGACCTCGACCACGCCACGCACGCCTTCGGGCTGGCCACCCCCGCGGGCATCGTCTCGATGACGGGCGTGGGAGGTCTGACCCTCGGCGGCGGCCATGGCTACCTCACCCGCAAGTACGGCCTGACCGTGGACAACCTGCTGGCCGCGGACGTCGTCCTGGCCGACGGCAGCTACATCACCGCGAGCGAGACCGAGCACCCGGACCTGTTCTGGGCCCTGCGCGGTGGCGGCGGCAACTTCGGCGTCGTCACCTCCTTCACGTACCAGCTCCACCCGGTGGACACCGTCGGCGTCGGGATCACCGTCTGGCCCGTCGAGAAGACCCGCGACGTGCTGGCGTGGTACCGCGAGTACCTGCCCCAGGCCCCCGAGGACGTGTACGGCTTCTTCATGCTGCTCACGATCCCGCCCGGCCCGCCGTTCCCCGAGGAACTCCACGGCAAGAAGATGTGCGGCATCGTCTGGTGCCACACCGGGGACCTGGACGGCTTCGAGGAAGACCTCACCGTGGTCGACGAGCCGGGAACGCCGGACTTCCACTTCACGGCGCCCATGCCCTATCCCATCCTGCAGAGCCTCTTCGACGAGCTGATCCCCACCGGCTACCAGTGGTACTGGCGCGGCGACTTCTTCGACCGCATCCCCGACCCGGCCATGGGCGTCCACCTCGAGTACGGCGAGAAGCTGCCGACCCCCCTCTCGCTGATGCACCTCTACCCGGTCGACGCGGCCGCCCACCGCCCGGGCCCCGACGACACCGCCTGGAGCTACCGCGACGCCGTCTGGTCCGGCGTCTTCGCAGGCATCGACCCCGATCCGGCCAACGCCGGTGCCATCAAGGAGTGGTGCGTCGACTACTGGCGGGACATACACCCGTACTCGATGGGCGGTTCGTACGTGAACTTCATGGGTGAGGGCGAGGGCCAGGAACGGGTCCGGGCCACCTACGGCGACCATTACGACCGGCTTGCGCAGGTCAAGCGGACGTACGACCCGTACAACCTCTTCCACGCCAACCAGAACATCGACCCGGCGCCCTGA
- the sigJ gene encoding RNA polymerase sigma factor SigJ has product MGSVGTSTDEIAGERGQLINVAYRLLGSVTEAEDAVQDAYARWYGLPRSRREEIISPGAWLTTVTGRICLDLLGSARARRERYVGAWLPEPLPDRTELEHADGTDLAGPGDPADQIVLDESVAMAFLVVLESMTPAERVAFVLHDVFRYPFAEIAGVLGRTPAACKQLASSARRRVSAARAPVTTPAPSPVTGRADVVKHVKEAWETKDIAALVGLLDPAAVMTADGGGMAGAALRPVEGGARIARYMVAIADKAPGLELLERSVNGVPGLVAQRAGVVATVAAFDVSDGRVTRIWAVRNPEKLRAWGRED; this is encoded by the coding sequence ATGGGAAGTGTCGGGACCAGCACGGATGAGATAGCCGGCGAGCGGGGCCAACTCATCAACGTTGCCTACCGGTTGCTCGGTTCGGTGACTGAGGCCGAGGACGCCGTACAGGATGCGTACGCACGCTGGTACGGGCTGCCACGAAGCCGCCGGGAGGAGATCATCTCGCCCGGAGCCTGGCTGACGACGGTGACCGGCCGTATCTGCCTGGACCTGCTCGGCTCGGCACGAGCCCGCCGCGAACGCTACGTCGGCGCATGGCTGCCCGAACCGCTGCCCGACCGCACGGAGTTGGAACACGCGGACGGCACCGACCTGGCCGGCCCCGGGGACCCCGCCGACCAGATCGTCCTGGACGAGTCCGTGGCCATGGCCTTCCTCGTCGTCCTGGAGTCGATGACGCCCGCCGAGCGGGTGGCGTTCGTCCTGCACGACGTCTTCCGGTACCCGTTCGCCGAGATCGCCGGCGTTCTCGGCCGGACCCCGGCGGCCTGCAAGCAACTGGCGTCCTCCGCGCGGCGGCGAGTGAGTGCCGCGCGTGCTCCGGTGACGACGCCGGCGCCGTCACCGGTGACTGGCCGGGCCGACGTCGTGAAGCACGTCAAAGAGGCCTGGGAGACCAAGGACATCGCGGCTCTCGTCGGTCTCCTCGACCCGGCCGCCGTGATGACCGCCGACGGGGGCGGAATGGCCGGCGCCGCCCTGCGCCCGGTCGAGGGCGGCGCGCGCATCGCCCGGTACATGGTCGCCATCGCCGACAAGGCGCCGGGACTCGAACTCCTGGAGCGGTCGGTCAACGGCGTGCCGGGCCTGGTGGCCCAGCGCGCCGGCGTCGTCGCGACCGTAGCCGCGTTCGACGTCTCCGACGGGCGCGTCACCCGTATCTGGGCAGTCCGCAACCCGGAGAAGCTGAGGGCGTGGGGGCGGGAGGACTAG
- a CDS encoding dihydrofolate reductase family protein gives MRKLIYGMNLTLDGYIAAAGDDIGWSGPPSDELFQWWLDHEQASGLSLYGRKLWETMSSYWPTGDQQPNATPAEIEFARNWRDTPKVVFSSTIDKVDWNTRLVTGDAIAEITRLKAEDGGPMNIGGATLAGSAMRAGLIDEYAIATYPVLVGGGTPFFTALDSWVNLNLVETRTFPGGVVLTRYETRR, from the coding sequence ATGCGGAAACTGATCTACGGCATGAACCTGACCCTGGACGGCTACATCGCCGCGGCCGGCGACGACATCGGCTGGAGCGGCCCGCCAAGCGACGAGCTGTTCCAGTGGTGGCTCGATCACGAACAGGCGAGTGGCCTGTCGCTGTATGGGCGCAAGCTATGGGAGACGATGAGCTCCTACTGGCCGACCGGCGACCAGCAGCCCAACGCCACCCCTGCGGAGATCGAGTTCGCGCGGAACTGGCGGGACACGCCGAAGGTGGTGTTCTCCTCGACGATCGACAAGGTCGACTGGAACACCCGCCTGGTCACCGGCGACGCGATCGCCGAGATCACCCGGCTCAAGGCCGAGGACGGCGGACCAATGAACATCGGCGGCGCAACGCTCGCCGGGTCGGCCATGCGCGCCGGGCTGATCGACGAGTACGCGATCGCCACCTATCCGGTCCTGGTGGGCGGCGGCACGCCGTTCTTCACCGCGCTGGACAGCTGGGTGAACCTGAACCTGGTGGAGACGCGGACGTTTCCCGGCGGCGTGGTCCTGACCAGGTACGAGACGAGGCGCTGA
- a CDS encoding class I SAM-dependent methyltransferase yields the protein MDSIPANRRLWNQINSAYQHEHDPQIGATPRLWGMYSIPDAHLHALGDVTGKRVLELGCGAGQWSRALAAEGATMVGLDLSEAQLAAAARAMGAARYPLVQGAAEQLPFAADSFDLVFCDFGGLSWAPPHLAVPQAARVLGRGGRLVFNVASPWFEACYDEAASRVTTTLQQDYFGLNTIAEDDGATSYQLTYGDWVKVLRGAGLIIDDLIEPRPELGTPNGYNETDPPDWAHRWPAELIWVTHKP from the coding sequence GTGGACAGCATCCCCGCCAACCGGCGGCTCTGGAACCAGATCAACAGCGCCTACCAGCACGAGCACGACCCGCAAATCGGCGCCACACCCCGGCTGTGGGGCATGTACTCCATCCCCGACGCGCACCTGCACGCCCTGGGCGACGTCACTGGCAAGCGCGTCCTCGAACTCGGCTGCGGCGCCGGCCAGTGGTCCAGGGCGCTCGCCGCCGAGGGCGCCACCATGGTCGGGCTCGACCTGTCCGAAGCCCAACTCGCCGCAGCGGCCCGCGCGATGGGAGCGGCCCGCTACCCGCTAGTGCAAGGCGCCGCCGAACAACTCCCCTTCGCCGCCGACAGCTTCGACTTGGTGTTCTGCGACTTCGGTGGGCTCAGCTGGGCGCCCCCACACCTGGCCGTCCCGCAGGCCGCACGCGTCTTGGGCCGAGGCGGGCGCCTGGTGTTCAACGTCGCCAGCCCATGGTTCGAAGCTTGCTACGACGAAGCCGCCAGCCGCGTGACCACGACGCTGCAGCAGGACTACTTCGGGCTGAACACCATCGCCGAAGACGACGGCGCGACCAGCTATCAGCTCACCTACGGCGACTGGGTCAAGGTCCTGCGCGGCGCGGGTCTCATCATCGACGACCTCATCGAGCCGCGGCCCGAACTCGGAACACCCAACGGCTACAACGAAACCGACCCACCCGACTGGGCACACCGCTGGCCGGCGGAACTGATCTGGGTAACCCACAAACCGTAA